A genomic region of Desulfomonilaceae bacterium contains the following coding sequences:
- the scpB gene encoding methylmalonyl-CoA decarboxylase: protein MDDVAAQDSACIVQSQLRDSNIGIVTMNNPHQANCLSSELVSGVLNALDEFENKAVRVVILRAYPKAKVWSAGHNMKEIPLDGQDPLTWNIPFERLLHRVRRFPVPVISMIEGSVWGGACDLAMTCDLVVGATSTSFAITPAKIGLAYDAAGLTHFLGVLPLHVVKAMLFTAEPLSAEDASRFGLLNRLVEPEDLENTTFKIAETIASRAPKVIRLLKVQLRKLTDGPSLSPDDFEEIQQLRREAYRSNDFSEGVHAFFEKRIPQFQDQ, encoded by the coding sequence ATGGATGACGTCGCAGCGCAAGACTCTGCCTGCATAGTGCAAAGCCAACTCAGGGATAGCAATATTGGAATCGTAACCATGAACAATCCCCATCAGGCGAACTGCCTGAGTTCCGAACTGGTTTCGGGAGTACTCAACGCATTGGATGAGTTCGAGAATAAAGCTGTTCGTGTAGTGATCCTGAGAGCTTACCCGAAAGCCAAAGTATGGTCTGCCGGACACAATATGAAAGAAATCCCTCTTGACGGCCAGGATCCGCTCACCTGGAATATCCCGTTTGAACGACTCCTGCATCGGGTCAGAAGATTCCCAGTTCCAGTAATAAGCATGATCGAGGGTAGCGTATGGGGTGGAGCATGCGATCTTGCAATGACTTGCGACCTGGTAGTTGGAGCGACTTCGACTTCTTTTGCAATCACCCCCGCTAAGATTGGGCTGGCGTATGACGCGGCCGGTCTTACTCACTTTCTCGGCGTGTTGCCTCTCCATGTTGTCAAAGCGATGCTCTTCACTGCCGAACCACTTTCAGCGGAAGACGCTTCTCGTTTCGGGTTGCTCAATCGGTTGGTAGAGCCGGAAGACCTTGAAAACACAACTTTTAAGATTGCTGAAACAATCGCCTCACGAGCGCCGAAGGTTATTCGACTCCTTAAAGTTCAGTTGAGGAAGTTGACTGACGGACCGTCGCTCAGTCCCGACGACTTCGAGGAGATACAGCAATTACGGCGAGAGGCCTATCGGAGCAACGATTTCTCTGAAGGTGTCCATGCATTTTTTGAAAAGCGTATTCCCCAATTTCAGGATCAGTGA
- a CDS encoding 4-hydroxyphenylacetate 3-hydroxylase N-terminal domain-containing protein: MRTKEQYIDGLKKLNRNIYFKGEKIDRDHEDLIPSINVIGSTFEAAQDPEIENLCTAVSHITGQKINRFCHVHQSNEDLHKKQDMTRALCRRVGYCVGRCMGVDALNSINAVSYEADRGNKGQTEYYKNFLKWLEYFQTNDLVGSCAQTDVKGERLKRPSKQTDPDAYLRVVERRSDGIVVRGCKVHITFAAVADEIVVVPTRSLTPDEGDYAVSFAIPADHEGVKQVIHPHNFRKRSHIERGFNWGAADSYVIFDDVFVPWDRVFLCGEYQHGGICALLFALFHRHSYSGCKPAVGDILLGLASLASEVNGIEKADHVREHLAELITISELGYAAGYTASSLGKPELFIPGIGVRPYGPGAYIPNSIYANVGRCLTGDSVYHEQEILCKLAGGMPATFPFEQDLFNDELKGFFDKYLKRNPEIPVEEQIKFWLFFTDFACSSAGAAINYAGVHGGGSPIMEQIAITSQFDMKLRKNIVKRLAGMKMD, encoded by the coding sequence GTGCGAACAAAAGAGCAATACATTGATGGACTGAAAAAATTAAATCGAAACATATACTTTAAAGGTGAGAAGATTGACAGGGATCACGAAGACCTGATTCCGTCGATAAATGTGATTGGATCTACATTCGAAGCGGCCCAAGACCCCGAAATCGAAAACCTTTGCACTGCCGTGTCTCACATCACCGGTCAAAAAATCAACCGATTCTGCCATGTGCACCAGAGCAACGAAGACCTCCACAAGAAGCAGGACATGACAAGGGCATTGTGTCGGAGGGTGGGCTACTGTGTGGGACGATGCATGGGCGTGGATGCCCTGAACTCGATCAATGCCGTTTCCTATGAAGCTGACAGGGGTAACAAGGGACAAACTGAGTATTACAAAAATTTTCTAAAGTGGCTGGAGTATTTCCAGACGAACGATTTAGTCGGTTCCTGCGCTCAGACAGATGTCAAAGGTGAACGACTGAAAAGACCTTCGAAGCAAACCGATCCGGACGCTTACCTCCGAGTAGTGGAAAGGCGGAGTGATGGTATAGTGGTTAGGGGCTGCAAGGTCCATATTACCTTTGCGGCTGTCGCGGACGAAATCGTCGTTGTACCCACCCGTTCACTAACCCCTGACGAAGGAGATTATGCTGTGTCATTCGCGATTCCTGCGGACCACGAAGGTGTAAAGCAGGTAATTCACCCTCACAATTTCCGAAAACGTAGCCACATAGAGCGTGGATTCAATTGGGGAGCCGCCGATTCTTATGTGATCTTTGACGATGTATTCGTACCCTGGGACCGAGTCTTCCTCTGTGGGGAATATCAACATGGCGGTATCTGCGCGTTACTATTCGCTCTTTTCCACAGGCACAGTTACTCCGGCTGCAAGCCGGCTGTCGGAGACATTTTGCTGGGGCTGGCGTCTCTAGCGTCCGAGGTGAATGGAATTGAAAAGGCCGACCACGTCCGGGAACACCTCGCCGAACTCATAACGATTTCTGAGTTGGGATACGCTGCTGGTTACACTGCGTCATCCCTCGGGAAACCGGAACTCTTCATCCCAGGGATAGGGGTACGCCCGTATGGACCTGGCGCTTATATCCCCAATTCCATATACGCTAATGTGGGCCGCTGTCTTACCGGCGATTCCGTCTATCATGAGCAGGAGATACTTTGTAAACTGGCCGGCGGAATGCCTGCCACATTTCCTTTTGAACAGGATCTGTTTAACGATGAGCTTAAGGGGTTTTTCGATAAGTATCTGAAACGCAATCCGGAAATTCCCGTCGAAGAGCAAATAAAATTCTGGCTATTTTTCACTGATTTTGCCTGTTCTTCTGCAGGCGCAGCAATTAACTACGCCGGTGTGCATGGAGGGGGATCGCCAATAATGGAACAAATTGCGATCACTTCACAATTTGACATGAAATTGAGAAAAAACATTGTGAAACGGCTGGCTGGAATGAAAATGGACTGA
- a CDS encoding arylsulfatase, translating to MLCGPTFAADKKPNILFIMGDDVGWFNIGAYHRGMMSGKTPNLDRLATEGMMFTDYYAEASCTAGRSNFITGELPIRTGLTTVGQAGADVGLPAQACTLATALKTQGYLTGQFGKNHLGDLNKYLPTVHGFDEFFGYLYHLDAMSDPYWFDYPQDWVNKFGPRNLVHCWATDVDDPTEMPRWGKIGKQKIVDEGPLAPFPNMAGRQNWQEGRKAKYDMETFDGVLVESSKGFMDKAKKEGKPFFIWHNTTRMHVFTYLSPKYQALMNPKSNYGLEEAGMAQMDDDIGVLLKHLQDIGEADNTIVVFTTDNGAEVFTWPDGGMTPFKATKGTVFEGGFRVPAIIRWPGKIKPNTVENGIFSGLDWFPTLVAAAGNPDIKDQLLKGVKLGDRSYKNHLDGYNQMDLLTGKGPSARHEIFYFGGPHLGAVRIDDFKFQFFQQPGGWPGPKVTTDMPTIVNIRQDPFERTPSTGSQSLNDLGGGYMNDFYAREFWRFVMVQDYVGKLAKTALEYPPMQAPASFSLEAIKAKIDEALKNQTGQ from the coding sequence ATGCTATGCGGCCCTACGTTCGCTGCTGACAAAAAACCTAACATTCTGTTTATCATGGGTGATGACGTCGGTTGGTTCAACATCGGAGCGTACCACCGCGGCATGATGTCCGGCAAGACACCCAACCTGGACCGGCTTGCGACCGAGGGCATGATGTTTACCGACTACTATGCTGAGGCAAGCTGCACCGCTGGCCGATCTAACTTCATTACAGGGGAACTGCCGATCCGGACGGGCTTGACCACGGTGGGCCAGGCCGGAGCTGATGTGGGCCTCCCCGCTCAAGCCTGCACCCTTGCCACCGCCCTTAAAACGCAAGGCTACCTTACAGGACAGTTCGGAAAGAACCATTTAGGCGATTTGAACAAATACCTGCCAACAGTGCACGGCTTCGACGAGTTCTTCGGCTATCTGTACCATCTCGACGCGATGTCGGACCCGTACTGGTTCGACTACCCCCAGGATTGGGTGAACAAGTTCGGGCCTCGCAATCTGGTCCACTGCTGGGCTACTGACGTAGATGACCCCACCGAGATGCCGCGCTGGGGTAAAATAGGAAAGCAAAAAATAGTGGATGAGGGACCACTGGCTCCATTCCCAAACATGGCTGGCCGACAGAACTGGCAGGAGGGTCGCAAGGCCAAGTACGACATGGAGACCTTTGATGGGGTCCTGGTCGAAAGTTCCAAGGGCTTCATGGACAAGGCCAAGAAGGAAGGAAAGCCCTTCTTTATCTGGCACAACACTACACGGATGCACGTCTTTACGTACCTCTCTCCAAAATATCAGGCTCTCATGAATCCAAAAAGCAACTACGGCCTGGAAGAGGCGGGCATGGCCCAGATGGATGACGATATCGGAGTCCTCCTGAAGCACCTTCAGGACATAGGTGAAGCCGACAACACCATCGTTGTGTTCACAACCGACAACGGCGCTGAGGTATTCACCTGGCCGGATGGCGGCATGACACCGTTCAAGGCCACCAAGGGGACAGTCTTCGAAGGCGGATTCCGTGTGCCTGCAATCATTCGCTGGCCAGGCAAGATCAAACCAAACACGGTAGAGAACGGAATTTTTTCAGGACTCGACTGGTTTCCGACACTGGTGGCAGCAGCCGGCAATCCCGACATAAAGGACCAACTCCTGAAGGGAGTAAAGCTCGGTGACCGCTCGTATAAAAACCACCTCGATGGTTACAACCAGATGGACCTTCTCACTGGGAAGGGGCCATCCGCTCGTCACGAGATCTTCTACTTCGGCGGTCCGCACTTGGGCGCCGTCCGCATCGACGACTTTAAGTTCCAGTTTTTCCAGCAGCCAGGGGGCTGGCCTGGGCCCAAAGTCACGACGGACATGCCTACCATAGTAAACATCCGACAAGATCCGTTTGAGCGAACCCCGTCGACTGGCAGCCAGAGTCTGAATGATCTAGGCGGCGGTTACATGAACGACTTCTATGCTCGTGAGTTTTGGCGGTTCGTAATGGTTCAGGATTACGTGGGAAAGCTTGCGAAAACGGCCCTCGAGTATCCTCCGATGCAAGCGCCTGCGAGCTTTAGCCTTGAGGCGATAAAAGCCAAAATCGACGAGGCGCTCAAAAATCAGACGGGACAATAG
- a CDS encoding sigma 54-interacting transcriptional regulator: MPNWNKKDAEAVTLLRFERLLSDLSATFVNLPSEKVDEEIERWMGRIGAFLDMKVGTLAQFSEDQTKARFTHTWAVDGVEKLPSRPSVRSWPWTFDQIRRGNIVQFTNVEELPVEAAVDKHRFREVGSVSNISIPLSVGGTIVGALSFSSRFPSAAWPESYVERYRLLGDVFANALMRKRSDKALKKAFNEIKLLKEQLEAENVYLRRQVRLFRNYEDIIGESQTIQQVLSLVEQVAETDSTVLIQGETGTGKELIADAIHRLSNRRERIMVKVNCAAIPQGLIESEIFGREKGAFTGASSREIGRFETAHKGTILLDEVGELPVQLQSKLLRVLQDGTFERLGSSKTVTVDVRVIASTNKDLEKAVHEGIFRPDLYYRLNVFKITVPPLRERKQDIPALIWWFVNKYSKKMDKKIESIPRRAMEAYQQYDWPGNVRELMNAVERSVILTRGDMLNAYVPASTKPTDSEALSMEGMERKHISETLGRTNWRVRGRDGAAELLRMKPTTLESRMRKLGIRRPNPPIKYRSQ; the protein is encoded by the coding sequence TTGCCCAACTGGAACAAAAAGGACGCCGAAGCCGTAACTCTTTTGCGCTTCGAAAGGTTACTCTCCGATCTTTCTGCGACTTTTGTGAATCTTCCTTCCGAAAAGGTAGATGAGGAAATTGAGAGGTGGATGGGGAGAATAGGCGCCTTTCTGGACATGAAGGTAGGGACTTTGGCTCAATTCTCTGAAGACCAGACAAAAGCCCGTTTCACGCATACCTGGGCGGTTGATGGTGTAGAAAAACTCCCTAGCCGGCCTTCAGTCAGAAGCTGGCCTTGGACTTTCGATCAAATCAGGCGTGGAAACATTGTCCAGTTTACCAATGTTGAAGAGCTGCCTGTGGAAGCTGCAGTAGACAAACACCGTTTCAGGGAAGTAGGCTCGGTTTCCAACATTTCTATACCATTGTCCGTAGGTGGAACAATAGTTGGGGCTCTGAGTTTCAGTTCCCGTTTCCCAAGCGCGGCCTGGCCGGAATCATATGTCGAACGTTACAGGCTACTAGGGGACGTTTTCGCCAACGCCCTGATGAGAAAACGGTCAGACAAGGCGCTTAAAAAAGCCTTTAACGAGATAAAGCTCCTGAAAGAACAACTGGAGGCTGAAAACGTCTATTTGAGACGACAAGTCAGGCTCTTTAGAAATTATGAAGACATCATCGGAGAGAGTCAAACTATTCAACAGGTGTTAAGCCTGGTCGAGCAGGTCGCTGAAACTGACTCCACCGTGCTCATTCAAGGAGAAACCGGGACAGGCAAGGAATTGATAGCGGACGCGATACACAGACTGAGCAACCGGAGAGAACGAATAATGGTAAAAGTGAACTGCGCCGCTATTCCCCAAGGCCTCATAGAGAGTGAGATATTCGGGCGGGAGAAAGGCGCCTTTACGGGAGCCTCTTCCAGAGAAATCGGGCGCTTCGAAACGGCTCACAAAGGAACGATACTGCTGGATGAAGTCGGCGAACTGCCTGTCCAGCTTCAGAGCAAACTACTCCGGGTTCTTCAGGATGGAACTTTCGAAAGGCTGGGAAGTTCCAAAACGGTCACGGTTGACGTCCGGGTTATTGCCAGTACCAACAAGGATCTTGAAAAGGCTGTTCACGAAGGAATTTTCCGTCCAGACCTTTACTATCGGTTGAATGTTTTCAAGATTACGGTTCCTCCACTCAGGGAGAGGAAGCAAGACATTCCGGCTCTGATCTGGTGGTTTGTAAACAAATACTCAAAGAAAATGGACAAGAAGATTGAGAGCATACCAAGGCGAGCTATGGAGGCGTATCAGCAGTACGACTGGCCTGGGAATGTTAGAGAGTTGATGAATGCTGTGGAGCGATCGGTGATTCTGACGAGAGGGGACATGCTGAACGCCTATGTCCCCGCTTCTACGAAACCAACGGATAGTGAAGCGCTTTCGATGGAAGGAATGGAAAGAAAACACATTTCCGAGACACTTGGAAGAACCAACTGGCGAGTCCGGGGAAGGGATGGAGCAGCCGAACTTCTTCGGATGAAACCGACTACGCTGGAATCCCGGATGCGCAAGCTCGGGATACGGCGACCAAACCCACCCATTAAATATCGTAGCCAATAA
- a CDS encoding tetratricopeptide repeat protein, with protein MIARFARAFVALGATVAIAVLHPDLGLCAEPPTKSPQATPVGSYTGSVSCRKCHEKFYQLWAPSHHGLAMQPYTSELARKKLSPQTTEIVIGDSKYRADIAGENGWVIEQAPEGEKKYRIDYAMGGKNVYYFLTAMDRGRLQTLPVAYDVNTKEWFDMAASGVRHFPGQTDEPIHWKDWQYTFNTACYGCHVSQVSTNYDLKTDTYHSVWKEPGINCETCHGPAGEHVRVCENAPKGTVPKDLKIKRGGRDFTHEQNNATCSSCHAKAVVLTDTFQPGDRFFDHYGLVTLENPDYYPDGRDLGENYTYTSWLMSPCVKSGKIDCLHCHTSSGRYKFKAEDKANQACMPCHKDKVDNAPEHTRHKADSPGNKCISCHMPTTEFARMRRSDHSMLPPTPAATIAFNSPNACNVCHKDKTPQWADEWVRKWRQRDYQASTLFRASLIASARTRDWTRLPEMLDYVVSKDRDEIFATALIRLVQTSGDPQVVPALLKAIRDPSPLVRSSAATALQNAPTQEAVLALVEATGDYYRLVRIRAAAALAAYQNLPLTEVDKKKVEAANKEYMESILSRPDQWESHYNMGNYYLDRRDFKQAIDSYEKALQMEPRGVLAMVNEAMAYARMGENKKAEEALTKALKVAPDNAAANFNMGLIKAEENDLVTAEKHLRVALKTDPQMAQAAYNLCIILSKDRVNEAVDFCRKAAEIRPDMPKYAFTLAFYQQQTGDLAGAASVLDGLITKYAAYADAYVLLGAIYEKQGKKEQAEGVYNKGLAVTGMPDQYKVRMKARLNALKGNPPGALQK; from the coding sequence ATGATAGCACGATTCGCACGGGCATTCGTTGCGCTAGGGGCAACGGTCGCCATAGCTGTTCTGCATCCAGACCTGGGGCTTTGCGCTGAACCGCCCACAAAATCGCCACAAGCGACACCTGTTGGTTCCTACACTGGCTCGGTAAGTTGTCGCAAATGTCACGAGAAATTCTACCAACTGTGGGCTCCATCTCATCACGGGTTGGCAATGCAGCCGTATACCTCTGAATTGGCCCGTAAAAAGCTCTCCCCCCAAACCACGGAAATCGTTATCGGGGACTCGAAGTACCGTGCGGATATCGCCGGCGAGAACGGGTGGGTCATCGAACAGGCGCCTGAAGGAGAAAAGAAATATCGGATCGATTACGCGATGGGTGGCAAGAATGTGTACTACTTTCTGACAGCCATGGATCGCGGGCGGCTCCAGACACTGCCCGTAGCCTACGACGTTAACACAAAAGAATGGTTTGACATGGCAGCCAGTGGAGTACGACACTTTCCGGGACAGACGGATGAACCGATACACTGGAAGGATTGGCAGTACACCTTCAATACAGCTTGTTACGGGTGTCATGTGAGCCAGGTCTCTACAAACTATGATCTCAAAACTGACACGTACCATTCGGTCTGGAAAGAGCCGGGCATAAACTGCGAAACCTGCCACGGCCCTGCTGGGGAGCATGTAAGAGTCTGCGAGAACGCTCCAAAGGGAACAGTACCCAAGGATCTGAAAATCAAACGGGGTGGCAGGGATTTTACCCATGAACAGAACAACGCAACGTGCTCCAGTTGTCATGCAAAGGCTGTTGTGCTAACGGATACCTTCCAGCCCGGTGACAGGTTCTTCGACCATTATGGTTTGGTCACTCTCGAAAATCCTGACTATTACCCCGATGGCCGTGACCTAGGAGAGAATTACACTTACACATCCTGGCTGATGAGCCCCTGTGTGAAGTCTGGCAAAATCGATTGCCTCCATTGCCACACATCGAGTGGTCGGTACAAGTTCAAGGCCGAGGACAAGGCCAATCAGGCTTGCATGCCCTGCCATAAAGACAAGGTCGACAATGCGCCAGAGCACACGCGCCACAAGGCCGACAGTCCTGGAAATAAATGCATTTCCTGCCACATGCCCACTACGGAATTCGCCCGGATGCGCAGGAGCGACCACTCGATGCTGCCGCCAACGCCCGCAGCCACGATAGCATTCAACTCACCCAACGCCTGCAACGTTTGCCACAAGGACAAGACCCCTCAGTGGGCTGACGAATGGGTCCGCAAGTGGCGCCAAAGAGATTATCAGGCTTCAACGCTTTTCCGAGCCTCGCTGATAGCTTCCGCCAGGACACGAGATTGGACCAGGTTGCCCGAGATGCTCGACTACGTGGTTAGCAAAGATCGGGATGAAATCTTTGCCACGGCGCTTATCCGACTGGTCCAGACTTCCGGGGACCCGCAGGTGGTTCCGGCATTGCTCAAGGCGATCAGAGACCCTTCGCCTCTCGTGCGCTCTTCAGCCGCCACCGCTCTGCAAAACGCCCCAACCCAGGAGGCTGTTCTGGCGCTCGTGGAGGCTACGGGAGATTACTACCGCCTTGTTCGCATTCGAGCCGCCGCCGCTCTGGCCGCTTATCAGAATCTCCCGCTGACGGAAGTGGACAAGAAAAAAGTCGAAGCCGCAAATAAGGAATACATGGAATCAATCCTGTCACGTCCCGATCAGTGGGAATCCCATTACAATATGGGCAACTACTACCTGGATCGCCGTGATTTCAAGCAGGCGATTGATTCGTATGAGAAGGCGCTCCAGATGGAGCCACGCGGAGTGCTGGCAATGGTCAACGAAGCAATGGCGTACGCCCGCATGGGAGAAAATAAAAAAGCCGAGGAGGCGTTGACTAAGGCGCTCAAAGTAGCCCCTGACAACGCCGCCGCTAATTTCAATATGGGCCTGATCAAGGCCGAGGAAAACGATCTCGTCACGGCGGAGAAACACCTACGAGTGGCCCTCAAAACAGACCCTCAGATGGCTCAAGCGGCGTACAACCTGTGCATAATTCTCTCGAAGGACCGCGTCAATGAGGCCGTGGATTTCTGCAGAAAGGCTGCGGAGATCCGACCGGACATGCCCAAGTATGCCTTTACCCTGGCTTTTTATCAGCAGCAAACGGGAGACCTCGCTGGCGCTGCAAGCGTACTGGATGGCCTTATAACAAAATATGCGGCCTATGCCGATGCGTACGTGCTTTTGGGAGCCATCTATGAAAAACAGGGCAAGAAGGAGCAAGCAGAGGGAGTGTACAATAAGGGACTGGCTGTCACAGGTATGCCGGACCAGTACAAGGTTCGTATGAAAGCTCGCCTAAACGCCCTGAAGGGTAACCCTCCAGGAGCGCTACAGAAATGA
- a CDS encoding sugar transferase, with translation MYKLYYRYQLALIVSDFLVTLLTLLAVANLRPFLPGQEIAAPSVIPHHLIYFVTPLSLLIVFGFSGVYNFRQRPRPSVQMMSFVLSYALWGWFFVGILYFSFREISRLFVIYFSVSNFVALAVCRYILWSIMAGTENGNSVGRVLIFGDLKASSGLSPAILREFTTGYTIVGFSDFETPKDVELQAPFLGTAEHLPKIVRENQIDIVIMSLDTSSLSALRPLVMELIRIPVRLFLAQNYSQLPFIELDIERIGNVVMVGILEPIINGWNRMFKRIFDLVIATVSLILIWPVFIMIALAIKIESSGPVVFLAKRVGNGGKLFTMYKFRTMIDNAQDPDLSGVKIDGQGRKIYKFKNDPRITKVGKFLRRWSLDELPQLFNVIKGEMSMVGPRPEQPFITQEYEAWQWQRILVPPGITGWWQISGRNEAPMHLNTHLDLYYVTNYSMFMDLKILFLTVFEVFRGRGAD, from the coding sequence ATGTACAAGCTTTATTATAGGTATCAGCTAGCCCTGATCGTTTCGGACTTTTTGGTTACCCTGTTGACTCTTCTAGCTGTGGCAAATTTAAGGCCCTTTTTGCCGGGCCAGGAAATTGCAGCGCCGTCGGTTATTCCTCATCATTTAATCTACTTTGTAACGCCCTTGTCTCTTTTAATAGTGTTTGGCTTTTCTGGCGTATATAATTTCAGGCAACGTCCAAGACCGTCTGTTCAGATGATGTCGTTTGTGCTTTCTTACGCCTTGTGGGGCTGGTTTTTTGTTGGGATACTGTATTTTTCTTTTAGAGAGATATCTCGGCTGTTTGTAATATACTTTAGTGTTTCCAATTTTGTGGCCCTTGCGGTTTGTCGATATATCCTGTGGTCAATCATGGCCGGAACGGAAAACGGGAACAGCGTCGGAAGGGTTCTTATTTTTGGGGATTTGAAAGCTTCATCAGGGTTGAGCCCAGCGATTCTCAGAGAATTCACGACTGGTTATACGATAGTGGGATTTTCGGATTTCGAAACTCCGAAAGACGTCGAGTTGCAGGCTCCATTTCTTGGAACAGCGGAACATTTACCGAAGATAGTGAGAGAAAACCAGATCGACATAGTTATTATGTCACTCGATACGTCCAGCTTATCGGCGCTGCGGCCATTGGTCATGGAATTGATCAGGATCCCTGTCAGACTTTTTCTGGCTCAAAATTATTCTCAACTACCATTCATTGAATTGGACATTGAAAGAATTGGCAATGTTGTAATGGTGGGAATTCTTGAGCCGATCATCAATGGCTGGAACAGGATGTTCAAACGGATTTTTGATCTTGTAATCGCTACCGTTTCGCTGATCCTGATATGGCCTGTGTTTATAATGATAGCTTTAGCCATAAAAATTGAATCATCTGGCCCGGTGGTTTTTCTCGCCAAAAGAGTTGGGAATGGCGGGAAACTCTTTACCATGTACAAATTCAGGACCATGATCGATAATGCTCAAGATCCTGATCTCTCGGGTGTTAAAATTGACGGACAAGGACGAAAAATCTACAAGTTTAAAAATGATCCTCGAATTACCAAAGTAGGAAAATTCTTGCGCCGGTGGTCTTTGGACGAATTACCCCAACTTTTCAATGTGATTAAGGGAGAAATGTCTATGGTTGGTCCTCGTCCTGAGCAGCCCTTTATCACACAGGAATACGAAGCATGGCAATGGCAAAGGATCCTTGTACCTCCTGGAATCACAGGCTGGTGGCAGATTTCAGGAAGAAATGAAGCGCCGATGCACCTTAACACCCACCTTGATCTTTATTATGTCACAAACTACTCCATGTTCATGGATCTAAAGATACTTTTCCTTACTGTTTTTGAAGTTTTTAGAGGGCGGGGCGCCGATTGA
- a CDS encoding carboxyl transferase domain-containing protein gives MGVREASEELMRRKAKAMEMGGVEKVARKKAEGHGSARERIAKLLDPESFFEIGLLNHSDIPGMEDKTPADGKVCGFGTINGRPVAVTADDATVLAGSGGRVGVEKEHRLNRWASEKGYPVINLGEGGGARIPDIMGSEGLGSMTMRKETAGRCRQTPMVATIMGECFGAPSWLAALADFVVQVKGSCMAVSGPRVLELATSEKVENEDLGGWKLHAEVTGQVDRVAEDEDECFRIVREFLSFMPSNARELPPLTPAENDDQDSRQEMLMSIVPDESRRGYDMNWVIRTIVDDESIFSLKPDFDQSVITCLARIDGHSVGIIANQPMYNAGAMGPDGCDKCCSFICLCDSYHIPLIFLHDTPGFLVGKAAELKRMPGKIINFIEAVALSTVPKISVVIRKSYGMAYSNMCGTGMGADFVLAWPNAEISFMAPEIAANVVYHRKFEESDDAKAVREKAEQRIRAASAPWKAAGLYLLDDVINPADTRKVLIQTLKLSRGVEGDYRSKRLLANWPTTF, from the coding sequence ATGGGAGTTAGAGAGGCTTCTGAGGAGTTAATGCGCCGAAAGGCCAAGGCCATGGAGATGGGAGGCGTTGAGAAGGTCGCTCGAAAAAAAGCCGAAGGACATGGGAGCGCCCGGGAGCGAATAGCCAAGTTGCTGGATCCGGAGAGTTTTTTCGAAATCGGATTGCTCAACCATTCAGATATCCCCGGCATGGAAGACAAAACCCCTGCTGATGGAAAAGTATGCGGATTTGGGACAATCAATGGTCGGCCTGTAGCCGTGACAGCGGATGATGCGACAGTGCTGGCCGGAAGTGGAGGGCGAGTAGGTGTTGAGAAGGAACACCGTCTCAATCGTTGGGCGTCCGAGAAGGGTTATCCGGTGATCAATTTGGGTGAGGGAGGCGGAGCCCGTATTCCTGACATCATGGGTTCCGAGGGTTTGGGTTCCATGACCATGAGAAAAGAAACTGCCGGTCGTTGTCGTCAGACTCCCATGGTCGCAACAATTATGGGCGAATGTTTTGGCGCTCCCTCTTGGTTGGCCGCTCTGGCGGATTTTGTGGTTCAGGTAAAAGGTTCTTGTATGGCTGTTTCCGGTCCCCGTGTGCTGGAATTGGCTACAAGCGAGAAGGTCGAAAACGAAGATCTGGGGGGATGGAAACTCCATGCTGAAGTTACCGGCCAGGTGGATCGAGTGGCTGAAGATGAAGACGAGTGTTTCCGGATTGTACGGGAGTTTCTTTCATTTATGCCGTCAAATGCTCGTGAATTGCCTCCTCTAACCCCTGCTGAGAACGATGATCAGGACTCAAGACAGGAAATGCTGATGTCAATCGTTCCTGATGAGTCACGTCGCGGGTACGATATGAATTGGGTTATCAGGACTATAGTGGACGACGAAAGTATCTTTTCACTTAAACCCGACTTTGATCAGAGCGTCATTACTTGTCTTGCCAGAATCGACGGCCACAGCGTAGGAATTATAGCAAACCAGCCGATGTACAACGCAGGCGCTATGGGACCAGACGGTTGCGATAAATGCTGCAGTTTTATATGCTTATGTGATTCATACCATATTCCACTGATTTTTTTGCATGACACCCCCGGTTTTCTGGTAGGCAAAGCTGCTGAACTCAAGCGCATGCCAGGCAAGATCATAAATTTTATCGAGGCGGTCGCTCTTTCGACTGTGCCAAAGATCTCCGTCGTAATTAGGAAATCCTATGGGATGGCTTATTCCAACATGTGTGGAACAGGCATGGGAGCTGATTTTGTACTCGCCTGGCCAAACGCGGAAATCAGTTTTATGGCCCCGGAGATTGCGGCCAATGTTGTTTATCACAGAAAATTTGAGGAATCAGATGACGCCAAGGCCGTTAGAGAGAAAGCTGAACAACGGATCAGGGCGGCGAGCGCTCCATGGAAAGCTGCCGGACTATATTTGTTGGATGATGTGATCAACCCCGCGGATACACGCAAGGTCCTAATCCAGACCCTCAAGTTGTCAAGAGGCGTGGAGGGAGACTACAGAAGCAAGAGATTGCTGGCGAATTGGCCTACTACTTTCTGA